One segment of Anopheles stephensi strain Indian chromosome 3, UCI_ANSTEP_V1.0, whole genome shotgun sequence DNA contains the following:
- the LOC118509643 gene encoding uncharacterized protein LOC118509643, protein MASVSVLCELTLMVVVVLTVVTPAFAGRTVFHGREPPRTLQMIGSTNPRMLHKISADLQPDTSKVVHIQVPYYIDRPKLRTKKFQPWIPRGHRFVSSSGSLQQQQQQHLPGPVSFGTPFPAREAPFKAKPILPNEFLANPGPYDTPFVPVMKPSPVNPLHAEPPAPEIMFEPISILPLEAPSFATIRNHVNYLKQKQQAFFEGQGREFGLGSTVPDELEYFSEHDKRLGDGTVPMVHNGDSDRTGGERNTLSEHDFGQNDRKYDRRGKAIRPAKEEDGEEEEQSDEDDFYDSEGKQYQDDDFEDSRDETDRAAAFEPKKVYTQVRHREIVRHVPRSGRDEAVEHEEEDDDEDEEENQEDHGEQGSDRKNGDHEEEANEDRDQLPPIRERLNLQRKNIVYSEKGHQANKFDHGSEESFGEFQQKEDAKPKQRNRIKRAVEEQPTANRTLSDQIVDVLAMVILGNETLPLPEALTDPRELHGEELIKFLDEAIQNTTAYLPEGRLQNREVISIVSPPSNVVKFPYYNRPASEIDVDSALRYAENLTSFSSGLYGAKAADGEECNEVDVELEDEPEPIGEEAGAGEGFKPIRRLKGLGDKIDCLKRKHFGSEPLDNPLFREEFVGVVPRKMYVGKGTTPPVPQQNQQPQPNPAVAVYNDVIRHIKKHLASQQRRKNSKADTEQDTVMIAVPRILRLDREDPAAIGTHHKREARLVFPQANPLPVSNHISVPIFDISKFVPRFMMRPNEDLFAEEEYHAPSTVKPRVSSPKVRLQTLVKTAEQLAEGAVSVEEGVEQILTTERSPVRDDIADAFDDVLAKPNQPPAPLPPIKPYSVVEKDTKDGGPEPTFNKSGPPYAALALEPPVAQSILKQRIAPLERNQLDLAKAKRSPTKLIPRKHRRPSVTRKKVLVFYH, encoded by the coding sequence ATGGCCAGTGTAAGTGTTTTGTGTGAGCTAacgttgatggtggtggtggtgctgacCGTGGTGACACCAGCGTTCGCCGGCCGTACAGTGTTTCACGGCCGAGAACCACCGCGCACGCTACAAATGATCGGTTCGACAAACCCGCGCATGCTTCACAAGATCAGTGCCGATCTTCAGCCCGACACCTCCAAGGTGGTGCACATCCAGGTGCCGTACTACATCGATCGTCCGAAACTGCGCACCAAGAAGTTCCAGCCCTGGATACCGCGGGGCCATCGCTTCGTGTCCTCGTCGGGAtctctgcagcagcagcagcagcagcacctaCCGGGTCCCGTGTCGTTCGGCACTCCGTTCCCCGCCCGGGAAGCTCCCTTCAAAGCGAAGCCCATACTGCCGAACGAATTCCTCGCCAATCCCGGGCCGTACGATACACCCTTCGTGCCGGTCATGAAACCGAGCCCAGTAAATCCGCTGCACGCCGAGCCGCCCGCTCCGGAGATTATGTTCGAACCGATCAGTATCCTTCCGCTGGAAGCGCCCTCGTTCGCCACCATCCGCAATCACGTGAACTATctgaagcagaagcagcaagCGTTCTTCGAAGGACAGGGCCGTGAGTTTGGGTTGGGTTCCACGGTGCCGGACGAGCTGGAGTACTTTAGCGAGCACGACAAACGACTCGGCGATGGAACTGTGCCGATGGTGCACAATGGAGATTCGGATCGTACCGGCGGTGAACGGAACACACTGTCCGAGCATGACTTCGGACAGAACGATCGTAAGTACGATCGACGCGGTAAGGCGATACGACCGGCGAAGGAGGAGGACGGTGAGGAGGAGGAACAGTCCGACGAAGATGACTTTTACGACTCGGAAGGAAAGCAGTATCAGGACGATGATTTTGAGGACTCGCGGGACGAGACGGATCGGGCGGCGGCATTCGAACCGAAGAAGGTGTACACGCAGGTGAGACATCGCGAGATAGTACGACACGTTCCCCGATCTGGACGGGATGAGGCGGTGGAGCACGAggaggaagatgatgatgaggatgaggaagAGAACCAAGAGGATCACGGTGAGCAGGGTAGTGATAGAAAGAATGGCGATCATGAGGAGGAAGCGAATGAAGATCGCGATCAACTCCCACCCATTCGGGAGCGCCTAAATCTGCAGCGTAAAAACATTGTCTACTCGGAGAAGGGACATCAGGCGAACAAGTTCGACCACGGGTCTGAAGAATCTTTCGGTGAGTTCCAGCAGAAGGAGGACGCCAAACCGAAGCAACGCAACAGAATCAAGCGTGCGGTTGAGGAGCAGCCGACCGCGAACAGAACCCTATCCGATCAGATTGTGGACGTGCTGGCGATGGTGATCTTGGGCAACGAAACACTACCCCTGCCCGAAGCGTTGACCGATCCCCGTGAGCTTCACGGCGAAGAACTGATCAAGTTCCTCGATGAAGCCATCCAAAACACAACCGCCTATCTTCCCGAGGGACGGCTACAGAATCGGGAAGTGATAAGCATCGTGTCTCCACCGAGCAATGTGGTAAAGTTCCCGTACTACAACCGGCCGGCAAGTGAGATCGATGTGGATTCCGCGCTACGGTACGCGGAAAATCTGACCAGCTTCAGCAGTGGACTTTACGGTGCGAAAGCAGCCGATGGGGAGGAGTGTAATGAGGTGGACGTGGAGCTGGAGGACGAACCGGAGCCGATCGGGGAGGAAGCCGGCGCCGGGGAAGGTTTCAAACCGATCCGAAGGCTTAAAGGGCTGGGCGATAAGATCGATTGCTTGAAGCGGAAGCACTTCGGCAGTGAGCCGTTGGACAATCCGTTGTTCCGCGAGGAGTTTGTAGGGGTTGTGCCGCGGAAGATGTACGTTGGCAAGGGCACGACGCCCCCGGTCCCTCAGCAGAACCAGCAGCCACAACCTAATCCAGCGGTGGCCGTTTACAATGATGTGATACGCCACATCAAGAAGCATCTCGCGAGCCAGCAGCGCCGGAAGAACTCGAAAGCGGACACCGAACAGGACACGGTGATGATAGCCGTACCGCGCATATTGAGACTCGATCGCGAGGATCCCGCGGCGATCGGGACGCATCACAAACGGGAAGCCCGGCTAGTGTTCCCCCAGGCGAACCCACTCCCCGTCTCCAACCACATCAGTGTGCCGATCTTCGACATCAGCAAGTTTGTGCCGAGGTTTATGATGCGCCCGAACGAGGATCTCTTTGCGGAGGAAGAGTATCACGCGCCGAGTACGGTAAAGCCACGCGTTAGCAGCCCCAAGGTACGGCTGCAAACGTTGGTAAAGACGGCGGAACAGCTGGCCGAAGGTGCGGTGTCGGTTGAGGAGGGCGTGGAGCAGATACTGACGACGGAGCGAAGCCCGGTGCGGGACGATATTGCCGATGCGTTCGATGATGTGCTGGCCAAACCGAATCAACCACCGGCACCGCTGCCACCGATCAAACCGTACAGTGTCGTGGAGAAGGACACCAAGGACGGTGGACCCGAGCCGACGTTTAACAAGTCGGGGCCACCGTATGCGGCGCTCGCGCTAGAACCGCCCGTGGCGCAGAGCATTCTGAAGCAGCGCATTGCACCGCTGGAGCGTAACCAGCTCGATCTGGCGAAAGCGAAACGATCGCCAACGAAGCTGATACCGCGGAAGCACAGAAGACCGTCGGTCACGCGGAAGAAGGTGCTCGTGTTCTATCACTAG
- the LOC118509745 gene encoding trypsin I-P38-like, whose protein sequence is MQWTIFLVCLAIAIPHIRADSAQSEVVDRAPRLLGGTNAPWGQFPSAVSINTTFNLHCGGAVVDRQHVLTAAQCVFNANQRLIDPYWITVRAGDIALAPVGARRQTRKVTQIFVHPQFNIRTLENDVAVLRLDRPYELPSNTINVANRTRRIVPNGANCQFAGWGASATAVNAPVNVLQRFLPMTVNDRDTCNQATMHAGRVQESQLCAGNTGASNNAAPCNGNAGTGLYCERVLVGTLSFGINCGIANNPPIFTQVRFYNDWIDRQFNQTVGLPAGWTPAVL, encoded by the exons ATGCAGTGGACAATTTTTCTCGTTTGTTTGGCGATCG CCATTCCGCACATTCGGGCAGATAGCGCCCAGTCGGAGGTGGTAGATCGGGCACCGCGCCTGCTCGGCGGTACCAATGCACCCTGGGGTCAGTTCCCGTCGGCCGTATCGATTAACACCACGTTCAATCTGCACTGCGGCGGTGCGGTCGTTGATCGGCAGCACGTACTGACCGCGGCCCAGTGCGTGTTCAACGCGAACCAGCGACTGATCGACCCGTACTGGATCACGGTTCGGGCGGGCGACATTGCGCTTGCACCGGTCGGTGCCCGTCGGCAGACGCGCAAGGTGACGCAAATCTTCGTCCATCCGCAGTTCAACATCCGGACGCTGGAGAATGATGTGGCCGTGCTGCGGTTGGACCGTCCGTACGAGCTGCCCTCCAACACGATCAATGTGGCCAACCGGACGCGCCGCATTGTGCCGAACGGTGCCAACTGTCAGTTTGCCGGTTGGGGTGCGTCGGCGACTGCGGTCAACGCACCGGTCAACGTGCTGCAGCGCTTCCTGCCGATGACGGTGAACGATCGGGACACGTGCAATCAGGCCACGATGCATGCCGGGCGGGTGCAGGAAAGCCAACTGTGCGCTGGCAACACGGGCGCCTCGAACAATGCGGCACCGTGCAACGGTAATGCTGGCACCGGGCTGTACTGCGAGCGGGTCCTCGTCGGTACGCTGTCGTTCGGTATCAACTGTGGCATTGCCAACAATCCGCCGATATTTACGCAGGTGCGGTTCTACAACGATTGGATCGATCGGCAGTTTAACCAGACGGTGGGTTTGCCGGCTGGGTGGACTCCGGCGGTGCTGTAA
- the LOC118509750 gene encoding uncharacterized protein LOC118509750 has product MAPKVGPRIDNRPPLMFVENVLKASKMVRDVERQWTIVRENKELLKRINQIYRTKGFLNVNYNYRVHQSLNSAARGRKARTIERQNQALLKRLLRRKATVDSNLPRERKIYHCCHPTADNRPRMALDFWERTDRRLCRLVIDLCPGVSFGEITLGRGKLFRIYDGTLVVIRAGYASSDEDLRDTYGTLSHVVRGTFVKQVVDGREYFMIALRTIGTIVDGKLLGGVVPSSMEKLDLINSYGSKFGRCKEPIYFDRIKP; this is encoded by the exons ATGGCCCCGAAGGTGGGCCCCCGAATTGACAATCGTCCGCCGCTGATGTTCGTGGAAAATGTTCTCAAAGCTTCCAAGATGGTCCGGGACGTGGAGCGCCAGTGGACGATCGTCCGGGAAAACAAGGAGCTTCTCAAGCGCATCAATCAAATCTACCGGACAAAG GGTTTTCTGAACGTCAACTACAACTATCGCGTGCACCAGAGCCTCAATTCGGCGGCCCGCGGACGGAAGGCACGCACAATCGAGCGTCAAAATCAAGCCCTGCTCAAACGGCTGCTGCGTCGCAAGGCAACGGTCGACAGTAATTTGCCACGCGAAAGGAAAATCTACCACTGCTGCCATCCGACCGCCGACAACCGGCCCCGGATGGCGTTAGATTTTTGGGAGCGTACCGATCGACGCTTATGTCGGCTGGTGATCGATCTGTGCCCCGGGGTATCCTTCGGTGAGATAACGCTCGGGCGGGGGAAACTGTTTCGCATTTACGACGGCACGCTGGTCGTGATACGGGCCGGGTATGCAAGCTCGGACGAAGATTTGCGGGATACGTACGGAACGCTGAGTCACGTGGTTAGAGGAACCTTTGTGAAGCAGGTGGTGGATGGACGGGAATACTTTATGATCGCGCTCCGTACGATCGGGACGATTGTGGATGGGAAGCTGTTGGGTGGCGTTGTGCCGAGTTCGATGGAGAAGCTCGATCTGATCAATTCGTATGGGTCCAAGTTTGGCCGGTGCAAGGAACCGATTTATTTTGATAGAATTAAACCGTGA